The nucleotide window CTGCGCCGTGTGCCATGTTTGCTGCACCAGTTGCAGCTCCTCGAGCCATGTTCACTGCACTTCCTGCTGCTCCTTGAGCCATATCTGCTGCTCCGTGTGCTATGTTCTTCACTTTTGTCCCCGTCTTAAACATTAATAACATCTCAACTTAATCATTCTTTAAACTTCTATATAGTCACTTAATTGATCATTACGCATCAAGATACTAAATTTAGAAATGTTACCTCTTGAAGCAAGTTGGTTGTTTGGCCTTGGTTATGGATGTCAGATGGTTGATTCACCATGTCTTCCCTTCTCATCTACAATTGGTttaaaaaaagaatgttagtAGTATTAGTATTAGTATAAAGAAAAAGCAGAGCTTCAGATGGGTAAAGGAAGGTTAAGAATTTAAAGGAAAACCTGAGCTTGGCCGGGGATTTGGATGCTATGAAGATTGTCACGTCCTTGGCTTGCCATGGTTAATTGGTTTTGGTACTTAATTTGTTTGTGTTTAGAAGTGTCACACTAGTAATTGTAGATCAAAATGCAAAAACGGAATGCATTTTGAAATAGTTGGATTGGTGAATTTATAAGCTTCAAAATGCAAAATTGGTTACCTCAATGAATGCATATTCTAACAGATGGCACAATGCTAGAAATCTTGATCTCTCCTAGCGTAGCGTATACAAGAATATGTCAAACGAATTATTCATCCGTTTATTTTGGGGAGTATTATAATGAGAAATATAGTTACGGACCAAATGCTTCGGCGAATTGTCTTATAAATAAAGACTAATAAGCCAATAATTTCTTTTAGCTAGCTTCTTTGACCTTTCTCTTTGTGGTTTATGTTTTCTTGGTAATTCTTATTTACAACAGTCTGTGCAGAGTAGTCACAGGGAAACACAAACATGTTGACTCACAGTGAAATAATTTCAAATTCATTTTCGTTTACAACAATATTCAGATAGGCCATTGGTCCATTGTTACATTGACTGTACATCaaaattctctttttatttcagTTGAATGAAAAAGAGTGTCTTTTTTGTCCTTTTAAACGAAATAAAAGTTAACGTCATTAGACTTATTCCAAAAAAAATTCATCTCGTGAaatgtaagaaagaaagaaacatgacAGGGAGATAGGAgccgtttggccataaaaaaaaatttcctttttcttggattttttcttcaaaaatatatTTGTCCATGAAAATTTGtaagtttttggagatttttcaaaaaccaaaatcTTATGTTGTGGATTTTTTTTTCCCACTCACAATATTACAATATTTTATCAAATGTAATACAtatccaaacataattttaaattttaaattttaaatatcatttttcaacttGACATCAAATACTAATTTTTGTCAAAAATCACAATTTTTATGTTGAAACGCCTACAAAAATGCCCCGTTGTTTTTATTTTGTCGGTAATTTTGCACTGTTAAAGTAGGAGCCAACTCACCCAAAAAAGGGCAATATAAACGACCAATAAAAAGCAGATCTCAATCCTCAACTAGATAAAATCAAATTGGGCACGTCCATGAATCCGTCACGGCAACATTAAAATATGAAAACGGTAGGCGGTTCTGATATCAAATAAATTGATGTCAAAACTTTTTTTCTAACTCAGTTACTAATTGCCATAAATTAATGTCAAAACCTTTTTTTAAACTCAGTTACTAATTTTGCCAAATAAATTAATGTCAAAACCTAACCACAGACATTGTTATCGACTTCATCATTAAAGTCCAAATTACATGAAAACAACGAAGAGAAAATTCCTGCAATGACTTTAAGTGGAATTTCAAGCTCTACTTCTACTCTCCGAAATCATTCAGCCAATTATTGTCAATTAGAGTGCTTCAATTCATATTCTTGAGAGACTTCTTTCAAAGCTATCTAATTAATGTCTGAAAATGTGAATATAGAAATCTATAGAAGAATTTCCATCATAATCCTACTTTCAAAGTTATCGTTGCTTTCTATagatcttttctttttatttttgacaaGCAGCTTTCAACCCGTAACCGGCCAGGTTCGAAACCCGGACTGTTTCAACTTTTCCCTAACCAGTTTTGTCCTGTCCACCCGTTAGATATCCTTAATTATTTTATACTATTAAAAACGTGCGTACGTCAATAAAAGACAATCAATTATAGTAGTAAATAAATTTAACAACTTCAAAAATATAGGAATAGTAAATAATTTAAACTATCAACTCCGACTTTTTAAGCAATTACCAAATGTAAAAGGTCAACCTTCTAACAATAGCATGGAATAGCAGGCAGGAAGTTATCTCTAATCATTTTCGTCGTCGGTATTGATCCTTATGGAATGAACCGAAGCTAACTAAACTGTGACACGTGCCTCTACACGCGTCAGTTAACAGGATACGTGTCAACAATCTAACAAACTACGTAGTCTTTATAAACCATGCATAACCATTGCTCCAATCTCACTTCAAGCAATATCCATTTAATCTTTCTATTTCTTTCTACTTTCTACTTTATTGCACTTACATCCATATTTGCGTCCATATATATATCAATTTACTTTTGTAACTTTAAGAATGGCTTCCCACGAACAGAGCTACAGAGCTGGTGAAACCAAGGGCCGAACTCAGGTATCTCTCCCTTTAGTTtctataataatatatatttgatTCAGAAGAACTTAAACAACCATTTTATATCCATGTAATTCTATCTAGTTATCGTTATAGATTTTTGACGAATTATGAAGTTACAGATTTCGGACGAATTATGAAGTTTTCTGTGGTTTTTAACTTTTTGTTTTGAGTGCAGGAGAAGGTTGGTCAAACAATGGAAAGCATGAAAGACAAGGCGCAAGCAGCAAAGGACAAGACTTCTGAGACGGCGCATTCAGCCAAAGGAACTGCTCATGATAAGGCAGGCACCGCCAAATATAAGGCTGCAGATGCAGCTCAGGTTACTGACGAGAAGGCTCACGGAGCAGCTCAGGCAACCAAGGAGAAGGCCAGCGGAGCAGCTCAGGCAACCAAAGAGAAGGCCAGTGGAGCAGCTCAGGCTACAAAAGAGAAGGCTTCAGAAATGATGGAGTCTGCAAAAGAAACTGCACAAGCTGGGCAAGAGAAAACTGGGGGAATCCTGCAAAAGACTGGAGAACAAGTGAAGAGCATGGCTCAGGGTGCTGCTGATGCTGTGAAGCATACCTTTGGTATGGCCGATACTGATGAAGATCATCCAACTGCCACCAAAACCAGAGAACTTTAGACTTGGATCTCTTTCTTTCTTGAGAGATTTATGTACTCTTTGTGTTTAGTTTGTTTTTTTGCTTTGAAGTTTGCCTCCCTTTGAGGTGATAAAGGTTtatgtaataataaaaaggtttTAGCTTTTGTAGTCTGAAAGTGTGACCTCGACATCAAGCTGCTAAAAATGTAATCCATGTGATGTTGTCTACATAATCGATCCCGTGCGATTTCGTGTTAAGAAAACGTGTCTCGATATCCCTTCAATTTGCGTTtcttaatttataattttccGAAAGtgtttagatttttcttttcttgtagTAAATGAGGACGTCGAATTCACCTTAGTAAGTTACCTCAAAGTAGGTTGGACAAGATTGATGAACTGCCATGCAGTTTCCGCGAGGCTTGTCGTTGGTTCTCTTGTTTCATTTCAAATTATCCAGGGTTGAAGGAAAAAGTAGATATAAGTTGGTTAGTTTCGTTTCCCATCCAAAATTTGAACCAAGAGATGGTGTAAATCGTAATTTGAGCTATATATTGAGCTAGTTGAAAGTCATATCCAGGGTCACTTTCATGCAAATACAGAATACTGCTGAGCCTGAGCCTGAGCCTGAGCGACACTCAAAAAGTAAATGAGCTTTATCAGGGTTAAAACAGGTTATCGTAATGTTGTCTTTCCACATATTAGATTCATATTCACATAATACTTTCCGTATAGACAGTTCCTATCTATTTGAATTTTTCTGAGATCTGCTCATATGTCCGGCTGAATCTACCCTCACAATAGTAATTCTCATTAATTATGTCCAAACGTGTCAGTCAAAGTCAACTTAACTTTGAGCTTTTTACTTTTTGATGCAATAAAAAAGTCCAATTTAAATTCCAAACTACTAATGAAGTTCAATTCAGcacaatttttaatttaatagctAGTTTATCTTTTTGGTTTTGGATAATTCCATCCATGTTGATGTTGCATATTTACACTGACCACAAAGTGATATTGGCTTTAATTTAAACTAATAATCATATAAATCAGTTGCATCTGATTTCAATTCTCAAATTAAACTATTGATTCTCACAGGAACAAACGTGAAAAACAGACTTGAGGCTCCACCGACTTGACCTAGGCTCAATTACACTATAGCCCATCTGGTTAAACACAGCTCAAGCTTGACACTGAAGGTATTCAATTGACTAGCTCGAACTCGGGTCTACTGGAGGAATAATGCacaacaaataaacaaaaaaagcAACGCATTTTACCATTCCTCTTACGTACCAAATTTCGCACTGATTTCCTAAAATAAAGCACAACGTTGCTTACAGAAGAGGGAAAGAAAGAATACAACTTTAATTTCATCTACGCATGTACGCCTACAACAGTACATGGCGAGTAGATCACCAAAAGTCCTCTCTGAAGCCTCAAAATCAGATGATATTCTctataattttaaaaacaaaattttcaGGTTACAGATCTTCTCCCGTCCCGTCTGGTCCCCGATCACCTCATCTTGATCTCTCACTCAAGACTTCCCATTTGGATCCGCTGCCCATTTTCTCGGACTGCACATTTGTCCGAAAATTGCACTCTCGTAAAACTGGCTGAATTCTAGGTTACAACTCACTCGCTCATGCCATCACTCAATTCGTGATCACTAATGTCACTAAAAGCCTCTGGTTCCTCGACGTCTGGGTTGCTTTCTGTTTCCATAGCAACTTCAGAACCCTCCTCGTCACTTTCATCTTCAAAGATGATAGGCTGTATGGCACCATCTTCCTCATCACCATCATCAATAGTCtgcaaaaatataaattaattagtcaagaTTTCATGGAAAAGAGGTTTGAGAGGGACGACGTTATTCCACGTTGCCCTTACCCCTGCATAAAGCAATTCTAAGGAGCTTGATAGCTGAAGAGCTTGGTGGAGAGTTGAAAGTCTGGCATCAATAAGCTGCACAAAGACCAGCAAAGTAATTTTTAATACATTCTAACAGTCGCTACAGGTGCTATCAACATATGAAGAGTTACTCCCAGACCTGATATAAAGAGTTGAGTACAAGCAAAGAGGATTCTTGAGACATTATTCCACTAGCGTGTTGAAGAAGCAAATTTCGCAACCAGGGAAGGGCACAAGCCAATACAGCGCCCCTGTCAAGAAAAAGTACCATAATAAACATTAACTTGACCAATCTATGACCAATCCATAAAAAAGAGCCAACTGCACTTTGCAAATGTGAATGGCAGAAAGGTTTTCGTTATGTTAATAGAATTGGTGGAACAATATATTGGCTGACAATTGGAACCAAGTAATCCCTGTCATGATTAGCATTCATTCCTTTGGTGCAATCTAAATCGATATCGCAAGTGTCGTCAAATGCACAACTTAGACAAAACACAATCTCCTTTACCTTGACTGAATAATTAACAAGAGTGACTGTAAAAGCTTGAGAACATCTGATGGATTTAAAAGAGATACTGAATTTGCAATGACCTGCATAGCCAAGATACATCCTACCGATTAGGAAATAACATATCAATTTAGATTTAGAATTTCAGTACAAACATAACCTTCTCATCTTGTCTGTATAAGCAATCTATCAAAAGTGCTCGATCATCAGCATGAAGGGCTTGCTTGAGCAGAACATGAACTGAATCAGCACTTGGCGGCTTTGTTTGAGGGGGAGATTCTAGATCCTCATTGCTTTTATCTTCATTGTTGTCTGCCAAATGGAGCCTTGCGAGTTTCTCACCCATGGTTGGCTCGTTTAGATCATCAATCTGAACTCCATCTATAGGTTCACCATTACCTACACATCATCAGACAAAAGGGTTATCCTCTAGAAGGTAGTGAATGTTCTTCGTACCAAATTTCTGAATCCAGTCTCAAATATCAAATGACCCCACATCCTAATGCTCAATAGAAACAGCAGAAAGATGATGCAAAGGCACCGCCcgctaaataataaaaaaaggaatCCTTTTTAAAGGGAATGAAAAGGTTCTCTACTGAATACTCGAAGGACTAACCAAGTTTCCAACTCCCCAGGTCTATTATAGTGGAAGCAGTTAACTTTAGCATAACATCCTGTATAACATAATGCCCATCTACAAAGCAATAAAATGTTTATATACAATTGCAAGTTTGAAAAGAGAATATTACATGTGTTTTGATTTTTAACACAGTCACCTATGTTGCTCCAACTCTCCGAAAAATGTCGCCAGATACGTGTCGTATCTTCCAAAAATAGTGTATTTtgggaggatccgacacgggtgcggcaatATTTTGGAGAGCCCGCGCAACATAGATGGTCACTACCTTAACATTTCAACTTCCAAATTCAATAAATATCACAGTCAAATACATTGACCACCCCCTAGATATTCTCATAATATAACCAACCTTCCTGTACTCCTGAAATATGACTCCCCGATTTCACTTCTCCCTTTTGCTAGTCAACACTAGGATTGACGACTAAGCTTCTGAAGCAATATCAAGTAAATGGACGGATACAGTTTTGTTTTTAGAGAGCCATTCTCCAAGATATAAATATTAGTC belongs to Nicotiana tabacum cultivar K326 chromosome 6, ASM71507v2, whole genome shotgun sequence and includes:
- the LOC107793208 gene encoding uncharacterized protein LOC107793208 — protein: MASQGRDNLHSIQIPGQAQMRREDMVNQPSDIHNQGQTTNLLQETGTKVKNIAHGAADMAQGAAGSAVNMARGAATGAANMAHGAAGAVKNTLGINPDSHNTTDTATGGNYFNHPGSINYNDANTNTSVPGDTNYPGSLNFPTNSINPSTGI
- the LOC107793215 gene encoding uncharacterized protein LOC107793215, which gives rise to MASHEQSYRAGETKGRTQEKVGQTMESMKDKAQAAKDKTSETAHSAKGTAHDKAGTAKYKAADAAQVTDEKAHGAAQATKEKASGAAQATKEKASGAAQATKEKASEMMESAKETAQAGQEKTGGILQKTGEQVKSMAQGAADAVKHTFGMADTDEDHPTATKTREL